One genomic region from Burkholderia latens encodes:
- a CDS encoding LysR family transcriptional regulator — protein MELRALRYFVEVVRQQSFTAAADRLFVTQPTISKMVKALEDEIGSPLLLRDGRQMVLTDAGRIVFQRGQDVLAAQAQLQSELKDLGTLGRGELTIGIPPLGGSLFTPIIAAYKQRYPNIELKLFEQGARMIEAALVSGELELGGLLEPVDPGTFDRLPMVRAPLWLVAPRESRWEDHAAVPLADLARESFVFYAESLALHDAVLDACRQVGFTPSIVSRSGHWDFMAALVHAGVGIALLPEPYCRRLDTRQFTCRPIVEPEITWAIALGWLKKGYLSHAARAWLDVARATLPIASGDDLAFGGLRARE, from the coding sequence ATGGAATTGCGCGCGCTGCGGTACTTCGTCGAGGTCGTGCGTCAGCAGAGCTTCACTGCGGCGGCCGACCGGCTGTTCGTCACGCAGCCGACCATCAGCAAGATGGTGAAGGCGCTGGAGGACGAGATAGGCTCCCCGCTGCTGTTGCGCGACGGCCGGCAGATGGTGCTCACCGACGCGGGACGGATCGTGTTCCAGCGCGGCCAGGACGTGCTCGCCGCGCAGGCGCAGCTGCAGTCGGAGTTGAAGGATCTCGGCACGCTCGGCCGCGGGGAGTTGACGATCGGGATTCCGCCGCTCGGCGGCTCGCTGTTCACGCCGATCATCGCCGCGTACAAGCAGCGCTATCCGAACATCGAGCTGAAGCTGTTCGAGCAGGGCGCGCGGATGATCGAGGCGGCGCTGGTGTCGGGCGAGCTCGAACTCGGCGGACTGCTGGAGCCCGTCGATCCCGGCACGTTCGACCGCCTGCCGATGGTGCGCGCGCCGCTGTGGCTGGTCGCGCCGCGCGAGTCGCGCTGGGAGGATCACGCGGCCGTGCCGCTCGCGGACCTCGCGCGCGAGTCGTTCGTGTTCTACGCGGAAAGCCTGGCGCTGCACGACGCGGTGCTCGATGCGTGCCGGCAGGTCGGCTTCACACCGTCGATCGTGAGCCGCAGCGGCCACTGGGATTTCATGGCGGCGCTCGTGCATGCGGGCGTCGGCATCGCGCTGTTGCCGGAACCGTATTGCCGTCGGCTCGACACGCGGCAGTTCACGTGCCGGCCGATCGTGGAGCCGGAGATCACGTGGGCGATCGCGCTCGGCTGGCTGAAGAAAGGCTATCTGTCACACGCGGCGCGCGCGTGGCTCGATGTCGCGCGGGCGACGCTGCCGATCGCGTCGGGCGACGATCTTGCGTTCGGCGGATTGCGGGCGCGGGAGTGA
- a CDS encoding CidA/LrgA family protein: MTTPTTASAARPAASGNVARTGRIVLQAAALGVLWMGVDWAVRAVRLPVPSGVIGLAVLLALLFSGRVAPAWIKDGANWLLSDMLLFFVPAAVAAVQYGGLFREDGWRIALVMLAGTAFVMVAVAVAVDLAARLERRLAAQRVFAERRRARIATVSAH; the protein is encoded by the coding sequence ATGACCACGCCGACCACCGCCTCCGCCGCTCGCCCCGCCGCTTCCGGCAACGTCGCGCGCACGGGCCGGATCGTGCTGCAGGCCGCCGCGCTCGGCGTGCTGTGGATGGGCGTCGACTGGGCGGTGCGCGCGGTCCGGCTGCCGGTGCCGTCCGGCGTGATCGGCCTTGCGGTGCTGCTTGCGCTGCTGTTCTCGGGCCGCGTCGCGCCGGCGTGGATCAAGGACGGCGCGAACTGGCTGCTGTCCGACATGCTGCTGTTCTTCGTGCCGGCCGCCGTCGCGGCCGTCCAGTACGGCGGGCTGTTCCGCGAGGACGGCTGGCGCATCGCGCTGGTCATGCTTGCCGGCACCGCGTTCGTGATGGTCGCCGTGGCCGTCGCGGTCGATCTCGCCGCCAGGCTCGAGCGCCGGCTCGCCGCGCAGCGCGTGTTCGCCGAGCGCCGTCGCGCGCGCATCGCGACGGTGTCCGCGCACTGA
- a CDS encoding LrgB family protein has protein sequence MHALLSNLSADHVNTAISVGCFVLTVALYFASKRLYAYKKTLLFSPLVFVPAVLVLLVLLTGIPYSVYFRDTRWLMWLLGPATIAFAVPIYEYRDLIRRHWLSLSVGVAVGIGAGVCGSLLLAKLLHLSPELQRSLMTRSVSTPFALAVSDKIHAPKDLTALFVIATGICGMLLGEIVLALVPMRTRLARGALFGAAAHGVGTAKAREIGSEEGVVSSLTMMIAGVAMVLIAPLLSLLPI, from the coding sequence ATGCATGCGCTGCTGTCGAACCTGTCCGCCGATCACGTAAACACCGCGATCTCCGTCGGTTGTTTCGTGCTGACGGTCGCGCTGTATTTCGCGTCGAAGCGGCTCTACGCGTACAAGAAGACACTGCTGTTCTCGCCGCTCGTGTTCGTGCCGGCCGTGCTGGTGCTGCTGGTGCTGCTGACCGGCATCCCGTATTCCGTCTACTTCCGCGACACGCGCTGGCTGATGTGGCTGCTGGGCCCGGCAACGATCGCGTTCGCGGTGCCGATCTACGAATATCGCGACCTGATTCGCCGGCACTGGCTGTCGCTGTCGGTGGGCGTCGCGGTCGGGATCGGCGCCGGCGTGTGCGGGTCGCTGCTGCTCGCGAAGCTGCTCCACCTGTCCCCGGAACTGCAGCGCTCGCTGATGACACGGTCGGTGTCCACCCCGTTCGCGCTCGCCGTGTCCGACAAGATCCATGCGCCGAAGGATCTCACCGCGCTGTTCGTGATCGCGACCGGCATCTGCGGGATGCTGCTCGGCGAGATCGTGCTCGCGCTGGTGCCGATGCGCACGCGGCTCGCGCGTGGCGCGCTGTTCGGCGCGGCGGCGCACGGCGTGGGCACCGCGAAGGCGCGCGAGATCGGCAGCGAGGAAGGCGTCGTGTCGAGCCTCACGATGATGATCGCGGGCGTTGCGATGGTACTGATCGCGCCCCTGCTGTCGCTGCTGCCGATCTGA
- the fliL gene encoding flagellar basal body-associated protein FliL, with protein sequence MHATRHHARIHMASTTANPTADKPASSGKFKRIALIAVIALGAAAAAAGGMYVFLSKAGVGHASAPAEPAPLAAPVFFPLDPLTVNLQSDDGMQHYLRVGLSLKLTDPKAQEQLTARMPEIRSRILLALSNKHPEDLATPDGKRSLATELRTLIEQPTQPGNQRAKIDDVLFTEFVVQ encoded by the coding sequence ATGCATGCTACGAGACATCACGCACGCATTCACATGGCCTCCACGACCGCAAACCCGACCGCCGACAAGCCGGCTTCGTCCGGCAAGTTCAAGCGCATCGCGCTCATCGCCGTCATCGCGCTGGGCGCGGCTGCCGCCGCTGCCGGCGGCATGTACGTGTTCCTGAGCAAGGCGGGCGTCGGCCACGCGAGCGCGCCCGCCGAGCCGGCACCGCTCGCCGCGCCGGTGTTCTTTCCGCTCGACCCGCTGACCGTGAACCTGCAGTCGGACGACGGCATGCAGCATTACCTACGCGTCGGCCTGTCGCTGAAGCTCACCGACCCGAAAGCGCAGGAACAGCTGACCGCGCGGATGCCGGAGATCCGCAGCCGGATCCTGCTCGCGCTGTCGAACAAGCATCCCGAGGATCTCGCGACGCCGGACGGCAAGCGTTCGCTCGCGACGGAACTGCGGACGCTGATCGAGCAGCCGACGCAGCCCGGCAACCAGCGCGCGAAGATCGACGACGTGCTGTTTACCGAATTCGTCGTCCAGTAA
- the fliM gene encoding flagellar motor switch protein FliM, with translation MGHQEFMSQEEVDALLKGVTGESDSVDEQRDTSGVRPYNIATQERIVRGRMPGLEIINDRFARLLRIGIFNFMRRTAEISVSQVKVQKYSEFTRNLPIPTNLNLVHVKPLRGTSLFVFDPNLVFFVVDNLFGGDGRFHTRVEGRDFTATEQRIIGKLLNLVFEHYTTAWKSVRPLQFEFVRSEMHTQFANVATPNEIVIVTQFSIEFGPTGGTLHICMPYSMVEPIRDVLASPIQGEALEVDRRWVRVLSQQVQSAEVELTADLAEIPVTFEKILNLRAGDVLPLEIEDTITAKVDGVPVMECGYGIFNGQYALRVQKMISASDTMKEGGYE, from the coding sequence ATGGGCCACCAGGAGTTCATGTCCCAGGAGGAGGTCGATGCCCTCCTCAAGGGCGTCACCGGCGAATCCGACTCAGTCGACGAGCAGCGCGACACGTCGGGCGTCCGCCCCTACAACATCGCGACGCAGGAGCGGATCGTCCGCGGCCGGATGCCCGGCCTCGAGATCATCAACGACCGCTTCGCGCGCCTTTTGCGGATCGGCATCTTCAACTTCATGCGGCGCACGGCGGAAATCTCCGTGAGCCAGGTGAAGGTGCAGAAGTACAGCGAGTTCACCCGCAATCTGCCGATCCCGACGAACCTGAACCTCGTGCACGTGAAGCCGCTGCGCGGCACGTCGCTGTTCGTGTTCGACCCGAACCTCGTGTTCTTCGTCGTCGACAACCTGTTCGGCGGCGACGGGCGCTTCCATACGCGCGTCGAGGGCCGCGACTTCACGGCCACCGAGCAGCGGATCATCGGCAAGCTGCTGAACCTCGTGTTCGAGCATTACACGACCGCGTGGAAGAGCGTGCGGCCGCTGCAGTTCGAGTTCGTGCGCTCGGAGATGCATACGCAGTTCGCGAACGTGGCTACCCCGAACGAGATCGTGATCGTCACGCAGTTCTCGATCGAGTTCGGCCCGACCGGCGGCACGCTGCACATCTGCATGCCGTATTCGATGGTCGAGCCGATTCGGGACGTGCTCGCGTCGCCGATCCAGGGCGAGGCGCTCGAAGTCGATCGCCGTTGGGTGCGCGTGCTGTCGCAGCAGGTGCAGTCGGCCGAGGTCGAGCTGACCGCCGATCTCGCGGAGATCCCGGTGACGTTCGAGAAGATCCTGAACCTGCGCGCGGGCGACGTGCTGCCGCTGGAGATCGAAGACACGATCACCGCGAAGGTCGACGGCGTGCCGGTGATGGAATGCGGCTACGGCATTTTCAATGGTCAATATGCGTTGCGCGTGCAGAAGATGATCAGCGCGAGCGACACGATGAAGGAAGGTGGATATGAGTGA
- the fliN gene encoding flagellar motor switch protein FliN yields the protein MSELNPTPELDPQALADAALAASPAAAEKAPAAADEELSMDDWAAALAEQNHQPVQAGATGAGVFQPLSKAAPSSTHNDIEMILDIPVKMTVELGRTKIAIRNLLQLAQGSVVELDGLAGEPMDVLVNGCLIAQGEVVVVNDKFGIRLTDIITPAERIRKLNR from the coding sequence ATGAGTGAGCTGAACCCGACGCCCGAACTCGACCCGCAGGCACTCGCCGACGCGGCGCTGGCGGCATCGCCGGCGGCCGCCGAGAAGGCGCCCGCCGCTGCGGACGAGGAGCTGAGCATGGACGACTGGGCCGCCGCGCTCGCCGAACAGAACCATCAGCCGGTGCAGGCCGGCGCGACGGGCGCCGGCGTGTTCCAGCCGCTGTCGAAGGCCGCGCCCAGCTCGACGCACAACGACATCGAGATGATTCTCGACATCCCGGTGAAGATGACCGTGGAGCTCGGCCGCACGAAGATCGCGATCCGCAACCTGCTGCAGCTCGCGCAGGGATCGGTCGTCGAACTCGACGGTCTCGCCGGCGAACCGATGGACGTGCTCGTGAACGGGTGCCTGATCGCGCAGGGCGAAGTCGTGGTCGTCAACGACAAGTTCGGCATCCGGCTGACCGACATCATCACGCCGGCCGAACGTATCCGGAAGCTCAATCGATGA
- the fliO gene encoding flagellar biosynthetic protein FliO, with the protein MNVAKAGRGVRVPASAAASAVAVGLLLACASAGAADMNAVNHPGSIASSVMVGSAAPSLGVGAVLQTLVGLAVVIGLVFGCAWLARRFGFQPARRGGPLKVVSSVGLGAKESATIVEIGDTWLVLGVAPGNVRLLHSLPAGSVPATLAPAAAAPADAASAAPGQPAQPGTFGARFRDALAGEAAKRFGRGKDR; encoded by the coding sequence ATGAACGTTGCGAAGGCCGGCCGCGGTGTACGCGTTCCGGCGAGCGCTGCAGCGTCGGCAGTAGCCGTCGGCTTATTGCTCGCATGCGCATCGGCCGGCGCGGCCGACATGAACGCGGTCAACCATCCCGGTTCGATCGCGTCGAGCGTGATGGTCGGCTCGGCCGCGCCGTCGCTCGGTGTCGGCGCGGTGCTTCAGACGCTCGTCGGGCTTGCGGTCGTGATCGGCCTCGTGTTCGGCTGCGCGTGGCTCGCCCGCCGCTTCGGGTTCCAGCCCGCGCGGCGCGGCGGCCCGCTGAAGGTCGTGTCGAGCGTCGGGCTTGGCGCGAAGGAAAGCGCGACGATCGTCGAGATCGGCGATACGTGGCTCGTGCTCGGCGTCGCGCCGGGCAACGTGCGGCTGCTGCATTCGCTGCCCGCCGGTTCGGTGCCTGCGACGCTTGCACCCGCGGCGGCCGCCCCCGCCGATGCCGCATCGGCCGCCCCCGGCCAGCCCGCGCAGCCCGGCACGTTCGGCGCGCGGTTTCGCGACGCGCTCGCCGGCGAAGCCGCAAAGCGCTTCGGGCGCGGCAAGGACCGCTGA
- the fliP gene encoding flagellar type III secretion system pore protein FliP (The bacterial flagellar biogenesis protein FliP forms a type III secretion system (T3SS)-type pore required for flagellar assembly.): MKHEFLRRAARVAPVLILGFAPALACAQAAGLPAFNTSPGPNGGTTYSLSVQTMLLLTMLSFLPAMLLMMTSFTRIIIVLSLLRQALGTATTPPNQVLVGLAMFVTFFVMSPVLDRAYTDGYKPFSEGSLPMEQAVQRGVAPFKAFMLKQTRETDLALFAKISKAAPMQGPEDVPLSLLVPAFATSELKTGFQIGFTIFIPFLIIDMVVASVLMSMGMMMVSPSTVSLPFKLMLFVLVDGWQLLIGSLAQSFT, encoded by the coding sequence ATGAAACACGAATTCCTGCGTCGCGCGGCGCGCGTCGCGCCCGTGCTGATCCTCGGCTTTGCCCCGGCGCTCGCGTGCGCGCAAGCGGCCGGCCTGCCCGCCTTCAACACGAGCCCGGGCCCGAACGGCGGCACGACCTATTCGCTGAGCGTGCAGACGATGCTGCTGCTCACGATGCTGTCGTTCCTGCCGGCGATGCTGCTGATGATGACGAGCTTCACGCGCATCATCATCGTGCTGTCGTTGCTGCGCCAGGCGCTCGGCACCGCGACGACGCCGCCGAACCAGGTGCTGGTCGGCCTCGCGATGTTCGTCACGTTCTTCGTGATGTCGCCGGTGCTCGACCGCGCGTACACCGACGGCTACAAGCCGTTCTCCGAGGGTTCGCTGCCGATGGAGCAGGCCGTGCAGCGCGGCGTTGCGCCGTTCAAGGCGTTCATGCTGAAGCAGACGCGCGAGACCGATCTCGCACTGTTCGCGAAGATCTCGAAGGCCGCGCCGATGCAAGGGCCGGAAGACGTGCCGTTGTCGCTGCTGGTGCCCGCGTTCGCCACGAGCGAGCTGAAGACCGGTTTCCAGATCGGCTTCACGATCTTCATTCCGTTCCTGATCATCGACATGGTCGTCGCGAGCGTGCTGATGTCGATGGGGATGATGATGGTGTCGCCGTCGACGGTGTCGCTGCCGTTCAAGCTGATGCTGTTCGTGCTCGTCGACGGCTGGCAACTGTTGATCGGCTCGCTCGCGCAGAGCTTCACGTAA
- the fliQ gene encoding flagellar biosynthesis protein FliQ, whose translation MTPEQVMTLAHQAMMVGLLLAAPLLLVALAVGLVVSLFQAATQINESTLSFIPKLLAVAATLVIAGPWMLTTMLDYLRQTLLHVATLGAG comes from the coding sequence ATGACGCCCGAACAGGTGATGACGCTGGCGCACCAGGCGATGATGGTCGGCCTGTTGCTGGCCGCCCCGCTGCTGCTGGTCGCGCTCGCGGTCGGCCTCGTCGTGAGCCTGTTCCAGGCCGCGACGCAAATCAACGAATCGACGCTGTCGTTCATCCCGAAGTTGCTCGCGGTGGCTGCGACGCTCGTGATCGCCGGCCCGTGGATGCTGACGACGATGCTCGACTACCTGCGGCAAACGCTGCTGCACGTCGCGACGCTCGGCGCCGGCTGA
- the fliR gene encoding flagellar biosynthetic protein FliR yields MFSVTYAQLNGWLTAFLWPFVRMLALVATAPVIGHAAVPVRVKIGVAAFMALVVAPTLGAMPGVTVFSAQGVWIVVTQFLVGIAMGFTMQLVFAAVEAAGDFIGLSMGLGFATFFDPHSNGATPVMGRFLNAIAMLAFLAVDGHLQVFAALAASFQTLPVSADLLHAPGWRTLAAFGATVFEMGLLLALPVVAALLIANLALGILNRAAPQIGIFQIGFPVTMLVGLLLVQLMIPNLVPFVSHLFDMGLDAMGRVLSGWR; encoded by the coding sequence ATGTTCTCGGTTACCTACGCGCAGCTCAACGGCTGGCTGACCGCGTTCCTGTGGCCGTTCGTGCGAATGCTCGCGCTTGTCGCGACGGCGCCCGTGATCGGCCACGCGGCGGTGCCGGTGCGCGTGAAGATCGGCGTTGCCGCGTTCATGGCGCTGGTCGTCGCGCCGACGCTCGGCGCGATGCCGGGCGTCACCGTGTTCTCCGCGCAGGGCGTCTGGATCGTCGTCACCCAGTTCCTGGTCGGCATCGCGATGGGCTTCACGATGCAGCTCGTGTTCGCGGCCGTCGAGGCGGCCGGCGACTTCATCGGGCTGTCGATGGGGCTCGGCTTCGCGACGTTCTTCGACCCGCATTCGAACGGCGCGACGCCGGTAATGGGCCGTTTCCTGAACGCAATCGCGATGCTCGCGTTCCTCGCGGTGGACGGGCACCTGCAGGTGTTCGCGGCGCTGGCCGCGTCGTTCCAGACGCTGCCGGTGTCTGCCGACCTGCTGCATGCGCCCGGCTGGCGCACGCTCGCGGCGTTCGGCGCCACCGTGTTCGAGATGGGGTTGTTGCTCGCGTTGCCGGTGGTGGCCGCGCTGCTGATCGCGAACCTCGCGCTCGGGATCCTGAATCGCGCGGCGCCGCAGATCGGCATCTTCCAGATCGGCTTCCCGGTCACGATGCTGGTCGGGCTGTTGCTCGTGCAACTGATGATCCCGAACCTCGTGCCGTTCGTGTCGCACCTCTTCGACATGGGGCTGGATGCGATGGGGCGGGTGTTGTCGGGGTGGCGGTGA
- a CDS encoding ABC transporter substrate-binding protein: MRPALRTLAVAASLSCTLAAHPAFADDGGKITIMVGGIAKLIYLPARLTQELGYFKAEGLDVELLSQPAGVDAENELLAGAVQGVVGFYDHTIDLQSKGKDVKAIAVFGQVPGEVEMVSTKAAPTFKSMADAKGKTLGVTGLGSSTSFLTQYLALQHGVPSTQYTMLPVGADASFIAAIKQGRIDAGMTTEPTVSALEKMGDAKVLVDLRTVDGTRAALGGVYPAASLYVQSAWADSHKAEATKLAHAFAKTMQFIHTHSAEEIAAKMPADYQKDKGLYVAALKASLPMYTADAKMPADGPATVLKVLSAFNPSVKGKHIDLARTYTNDFVNAK, translated from the coding sequence ATGCGACCCGCCCTGCGCACCCTCGCCGTTGCAGCCAGCCTGAGCTGCACGCTTGCCGCTCATCCCGCTTTCGCCGACGACGGCGGCAAGATCACGATCATGGTCGGCGGGATCGCGAAGCTGATCTACCTGCCCGCGCGGCTCACGCAGGAGCTCGGCTATTTCAAGGCCGAAGGGCTCGACGTCGAGTTGCTGTCGCAGCCGGCCGGCGTCGACGCGGAGAACGAACTGCTCGCGGGCGCCGTGCAGGGCGTCGTCGGCTTCTACGACCATACGATCGACCTGCAGAGCAAGGGCAAGGACGTGAAGGCGATCGCCGTGTTCGGCCAGGTGCCGGGCGAGGTCGAGATGGTATCGACGAAGGCGGCCCCGACGTTCAAGTCGATGGCCGACGCGAAAGGCAAGACGCTCGGCGTGACGGGCCTCGGCTCGTCGACGAGCTTCCTCACGCAATATCTCGCGCTGCAGCACGGCGTGCCGTCGACGCAGTACACGATGCTGCCGGTCGGCGCCGACGCGAGCTTCATCGCCGCGATCAAGCAGGGCCGCATCGACGCCGGGATGACGACCGAGCCGACGGTGTCCGCGCTCGAGAAGATGGGCGACGCGAAGGTGCTCGTCGACTTGCGCACCGTCGACGGCACGCGTGCCGCGCTCGGCGGCGTCTATCCGGCCGCGAGCCTGTACGTGCAGTCCGCATGGGCCGATTCGCACAAGGCGGAAGCGACCAAGCTGGCGCACGCGTTCGCGAAGACGATGCAGTTCATCCACACGCACAGCGCCGAGGAAATCGCCGCGAAGATGCCGGCCGACTATCAGAAGGACAAGGGCCTGTACGTGGCCGCGCTGAAGGCGTCGCTGCCGATGTACACCGCCGACGCGAAGATGCCGGCCGACGGCCCGGCAACCGTGCTGAAGGTGCTGTCGGCGTTCAACCCTTCGGTGAAGGGCAAGCATATCGACCTGGCTCGCACCTATACCAACGATTTCGTGAACGCAAAGTAA
- a CDS encoding ABC transporter ATP-binding protein, giving the protein MNQAVSPSTPAIEFRNVSCRFISPEGKATVALRDFSMSVARGEFIAIVGPTGCGKSTTLNLITGLLKPVSGEVRVMGRPVDGIDPRIGFVFQADAVFPWRNVIDNVAAGPLFRGRSKDVAYAQAEEWIRKVGLDKFTKHYPHQLSGGMRKRVALAQTFINQPEILLMDEPFSALDMQTRTLMQDELLQLWSANKGSVVFVTHDLEEAIALADRVFVLTARPATLKRVYEIDLPRPRVTSEIRYDARFIEISKDIWHDLREEVQIG; this is encoded by the coding sequence ATGAACCAGGCAGTTTCCCCGAGCACACCGGCGATCGAGTTTCGCAACGTGTCGTGCCGCTTCATTTCGCCGGAAGGCAAGGCCACCGTCGCGCTGCGCGATTTCAGCATGAGCGTGGCGCGCGGCGAGTTCATCGCGATCGTCGGGCCGACCGGCTGCGGCAAGTCGACCACGCTGAACCTGATCACCGGGCTGCTGAAGCCCGTGTCTGGCGAGGTGCGCGTGATGGGCCGCCCGGTCGACGGGATCGACCCGCGCATCGGCTTCGTGTTCCAGGCGGACGCCGTGTTCCCGTGGCGCAACGTGATCGACAACGTCGCGGCGGGCCCGCTGTTCCGCGGCCGCTCGAAGGACGTCGCGTACGCACAGGCCGAGGAATGGATCCGCAAGGTCGGCCTCGACAAGTTCACGAAGCATTACCCGCATCAGCTCTCCGGCGGAATGAGAAAGCGCGTCGCGCTCGCGCAGACCTTCATCAACCAGCCGGAAATCCTGCTGATGGACGAGCCGTTCTCGGCGCTCGACATGCAGACCCGCACGCTGATGCAGGACGAGCTGCTGCAGCTGTGGTCCGCGAACAAGGGCTCCGTCGTATTCGTCACGCACGATCTCGAGGAAGCGATCGCACTCGCCGACCGCGTGTTCGTGCTGACCGCACGCCCCGCGACGCTCAAGCGCGTGTACGAGATCGACCTGCCGCGTCCGCGCGTCACATCCGAGATTCGCTACGACGCGCGCTTCATCGAGATTTCCAAGGACATCTGGCACGACCTGCGCGAAGAAGTGCAGATCGGCTGA
- a CDS encoding ABC transporter permease, with protein MTDMTLPPTAIAATSLEDESRAAQTRLRRRRQLIIGLRIAVLVVVLGGWELAARLKWIDPFFFSMPSLIFEQIQDWFVNGTSQGPLLTQVWVTLEETAIGFLIGSVAGVICGIVLGRNKLMADVFGLYIQIANSIPRVVLGSVFVIALGLGMASKIALAVVMVFFVVFGNAFQGVREADRYLIANAQILGASRRQITTSVVIPSALSWILASLHVSFGFALVGAVVGEFLGSKQGIGLLISTAQGAFNASGVFAAMIVLAVVALAADYLLTWLEKRLLKWRPAAF; from the coding sequence ATGACCGACATGACGCTTCCCCCCACCGCCATTGCGGCGACGTCGCTCGAGGACGAGTCGCGCGCCGCGCAAACCCGGCTGCGCCGCCGCCGGCAACTGATCATCGGCCTGCGGATTGCCGTGCTCGTCGTCGTGCTGGGCGGCTGGGAACTCGCCGCGCGGCTCAAGTGGATCGATCCGTTCTTCTTCTCGATGCCGTCGCTGATCTTCGAGCAGATTCAGGACTGGTTCGTAAACGGCACGTCGCAGGGCCCGCTGCTCACGCAGGTATGGGTGACGCTCGAGGAAACCGCGATCGGCTTTTTGATCGGCTCGGTCGCCGGCGTGATCTGCGGGATCGTGCTCGGCCGCAACAAGCTGATGGCCGACGTGTTCGGCCTGTACATCCAGATCGCGAACTCGATTCCGCGCGTCGTGCTGGGCTCGGTGTTCGTGATCGCGCTCGGCCTCGGGATGGCGTCGAAGATCGCGCTGGCCGTCGTGATGGTGTTCTTCGTCGTGTTCGGCAACGCATTCCAGGGCGTGCGCGAAGCCGATCGCTACCTGATCGCGAACGCGCAAATCCTCGGCGCGTCGCGTCGGCAGATCACCACATCCGTCGTGATTCCGTCCGCGCTCAGCTGGATTCTCGCGAGCCTGCACGTGAGCTTCGGCTTCGCGCTCGTCGGTGCGGTGGTCGGCGAATTCCTGGGTTCCAAGCAAGGGATCGGCCTGCTAATCTCCACCGCCCAGGGCGCGTTCAATGCGAGCGGCGTGTTCGCGGCGATGATCGTGCTGGCCGTCGTCGCGCTGGCCGCCGACTATCTGCTGACCTGGCTCGAGAAGCGCTTGCTGAAGTGGCGGCCCGCCGCTTTCTGA